Proteins encoded together in one Apis cerana isolate GH-2021 linkage group LG4, AcerK_1.0, whole genome shotgun sequence window:
- the LOC107995433 gene encoding glutathione S-transferase-like has product MTEKQPLYKLIYFNARGRAEHIRYIFAYVGIDYVDERIFKERWPELKKSMPYGMLPVLEIDGKPIAQSNAVARYLARKHNLTGRNEWEAMMCDVLVDTLGDLKQFISQYRTEEDLFKKEEKKMKLLKETIPFYLNKFEQIISENGSYTVGTTTTWADFVFAVALENFENIFGTMALENYPGLRALKKRVHEIPSIVSWLSKRPHTEF; this is encoded by the exons ATGACAGAAAAACAACCGCTTTACAAATTGATCTACTTTAATGCTCGTGGTCGTGCCGAGCATATCCGCTACATATTTGCATATGTTGGAATTGACTATGTCGATGAAAGAATCTTCAAAGAACGCTGGCCTGAATTGAAGAAAT CAATGCCTTATGGAATGCTGCCAGTGCTGGAGATAGACGGGAAACCGATAGCGCAGAGTAACGCAGTAGCAAGATACTTGGCGAGGAAGCACAATCTAACCGGTAGAAACGAATGGGAGGCAATGATGTGCGATGTACTCGTCGATACTCTTGGAGATTTAAAGCAAT TTATATCTCAATATCGTACTGAGGAGGATCTCTtcaaaaaagaggaaaagaagatgaaattgcTGAAGGAAACAATACCATTTTATTTGAACAAGTTTGAACAGATTATCAGTGAAAATGGAAGTTACACCGTTGGCACGACC aCAACATGGGCAGATTTTGTCTTCGCAGTAGCTcttgaaaatttcgagaatatttttggaacaaTGGCTTTAGAAAATTATCCAGGTCTTCGTGCATTGAAAAAGAGAGTTCACGAAATACCTAGTATTGTTAGTTGGTTATCTAAACGACCACACacggaattttaa